Proteins encoded within one genomic window of Misgurnus anguillicaudatus chromosome 18, ASM2758022v2, whole genome shotgun sequence:
- the dcun1d4 gene encoding DCN1-like protein 4 isoform X2: protein MVKTYFQLNSHLSTLASIHKIYHTLHRLNLTEDVSPETTACCSRAMPPRKKRRPTAVDDLSAKKSRQDNVYRKQETLQIQEAEAFSSKRCLEWFYEYAGCDDVVGPEGMEKFCEDIGVEPENVVMLVLAWKLDAQSMGYFTLQEWLKGMGSLQCDSTEKLRNSLDYLRSVLIDATSFKLIYRYAFDFAREKDQRSLDLNTAKCMLGLLLGKTWPLFPVFNQFLEQSKYKVINKDQWCNVLEFSRTINLDLSNYDEDGAWPVLLDEFVEWYKDREMS, encoded by the exons ATGGTTAAAACAT ATTTCCAGCTGAACTCCCATTTGTCCACACTGGCCAGTATCCACAAGATCTACCACACCCTGCACAGGCTG AACCTGACAGAAGACGTCAGCCCAGAGACCACAG CCTGCTGCTCCAGAGCCATGCCCCCCAGGAAAAAGAGAAGACCCACTGCTGTAGATGACCTGTCTGCCAAAAAAAGCAGACAGGACAA TGTTTACAGAAAACAGGAGACATTACAAATCCAGGAGGCTGAGGCTTTCTCTAGCAAGAGATGTCTGGAGTGGTTCTATGAATATGCAG GATGTGATGATGTGGTTGGACCCGAGGGAATGGAGAAATTCTGTGAGGACATTGGAGTGGAACCAGAGAAT GTGGTGATGCTGGTATTGGCCTGGAAACTTGATGCACAGAGTATGGGTTACTTCACATTACAGGAGTGGCTCAAGGGAATGGGCTCATTGCA GTGTGACTCTACTGAAAAACTCAGGAACTCTCTAGACTACCTGAGGTCTGTCCTTATTGACGCCACCAGTTTCAAACTCATTTACCGATATGCCTTCGACTTCGCCAGG GAGAAGGATCAGAGGAGTCTAGACTTGAATACTGCCAAATGCATGCTGGGACTTCTGCTTGGGAAGACTTGGCCACTGTTTCCAGTGTTTAACCAGTTTCtagaa CAATCTAAGTATAAggttataaataaagatcaatGGTGCAATGTTCTAGAATTCAGTAGGACTATCAACCTTGACCTCAGTAACTATGACGAGGATGGGGCTT GGCCAGTGCTTTTGGATGAGTTTGTGGAATGGTATAAAGACAGAGAAATGTCGTAG
- the ociad1 gene encoding OCIA domain-containing protein 1, whose amino-acid sequence MSQASSGFNPAAQIPHGSGKGPVGAAYVPTEDERRVFKECNSESFFYRSLPFSAIAMAVTQAMVSRGILAPSPRFGSIPKVAIAGIFGYIGGKMSYMRVCQEKFMKLENSPLGEALRQGRLRHVPSEFNQSEFPNPAAQQPGSESLFQPPTDHSSVSEGYSSYTSDYTYSHPSQSYEPSPLSSGFSDSGPVVFRDDQPPQAPLYIDEDVPKKKPVLYEDLRNKNRENYEVTLTQKAETLMKPQAEVAASKKDVKKNKYGDAWDE is encoded by the exons ATGTCGCAAGCATCGTCCGGATTCAACCCGGCTGCGCAAATACCACATGGGTCTGGCAAG GGTCCTGTAGGTGCTGCTTATGTTCCTACTGAAGATGAGAGGCGTGTCTTTAAAGAATGTAATTCAGAAAGCTTCTTTTACAGAT CCTTGCCCTTTTCTGCAATTGCGATGGCAGTCACTCAGGCAATGGTATCTAGAG GAATCCTTGCTCCATCGCCCCGATTTGGCTCCATTCCCAAAGTTGCCA TTGCTGGCATATTTGGATACATCGGTGGGAAGATGTCCTACATGAGGGTCTGTCAAGAAAAGTTTATGAAATTAGAGAACTCCCCTCTAGGAGAGGCACTGCGACAGGGACGTCTGCGTCACGTGCCTTCCGA gtttaacCAATCAGAGTTTCCAAACCCAGCAGCTCAACAGCCTGGTTCCGAGTCTTTGTTTCAACCTCCGACAGACCACAGCTCTGTGTCTGAGGGATACAGCAGTTACACGAGCGATTATACCTACAGCCACCCCTCCCAATCATACGAACCCTCACCCTTAAGTTCTGGATTTAGCGATTCTGGTCCTGTGGTGTTTCGGGATGACCAACCCCCTCAAG CTCCGCTCTATATAGATGAGGACGTGCCCAAGAAGAAGCCTGTGTTGTATGAGGACCTGCGCAATAAAAACAGAGAGAACTATGAGGTCACTCTCACACAGAAAGCCGAAACCCTGATGAAACCGCAAGCAGAAGTAGCAGCATCTAAAAAGGATG TTAAAAAGAACAAGTATGGAGATGCTTGGGATGAATGA
- the dcun1d4 gene encoding DCN1-like protein 4 isoform X5, with product MEKFCEDIGVEPENVVMLVLAWKLDAQSMGYFTLQEWLKGMGSLQCDSTEKLRNSLDYLRSVLIDATSFKLIYRYAFDFAREKDQRSLDLNTAKCMLGLLLGKTWPLFPVFNQFLEQSKYKVINKDQWCNVLEFSRTINLDLSNYDEDGAWPVLLDEFVEWYKDREMS from the exons ATGGAGAAATTCTGTGAGGACATTGGAGTGGAACCAGAGAAT GTGGTGATGCTGGTATTGGCCTGGAAACTTGATGCACAGAGTATGGGTTACTTCACATTACAGGAGTGGCTCAAGGGAATGGGCTCATTGCA GTGTGACTCTACTGAAAAACTCAGGAACTCTCTAGACTACCTGAGGTCTGTCCTTATTGACGCCACCAGTTTCAAACTCATTTACCGATATGCCTTCGACTTCGCCAGG GAGAAGGATCAGAGGAGTCTAGACTTGAATACTGCCAAATGCATGCTGGGACTTCTGCTTGGGAAGACTTGGCCACTGTTTCCAGTGTTTAACCAGTTTCtagaa CAATCTAAGTATAAggttataaataaagatcaatGGTGCAATGTTCTAGAATTCAGTAGGACTATCAACCTTGACCTCAGTAACTATGACGAGGATGGGGCTT GGCCAGTGCTTTTGGATGAGTTTGTGGAATGGTATAAAGACAGAGAAATGTCGTAG
- the dcun1d4 gene encoding DCN1-like protein 4 isoform X4 yields the protein MTCLPKKADRTNKGRAESIVKYSVYRKQETLQIQEAEAFSSKRCLEWFYEYAGCDDVVGPEGMEKFCEDIGVEPENVVMLVLAWKLDAQSMGYFTLQEWLKGMGSLQCDSTEKLRNSLDYLRSVLIDATSFKLIYRYAFDFAREKDQRSLDLNTAKCMLGLLLGKTWPLFPVFNQFLEQSKYKVINKDQWCNVLEFSRTINLDLSNYDEDGAWPVLLDEFVEWYKDREMS from the exons ATGACCTGTCTGCCAAAAAAAGCAGACAGGACAA ACAAAGGCAGAGCTGAATCCATTGTCAAGTACAG TGTTTACAGAAAACAGGAGACATTACAAATCCAGGAGGCTGAGGCTTTCTCTAGCAAGAGATGTCTGGAGTGGTTCTATGAATATGCAG GATGTGATGATGTGGTTGGACCCGAGGGAATGGAGAAATTCTGTGAGGACATTGGAGTGGAACCAGAGAAT GTGGTGATGCTGGTATTGGCCTGGAAACTTGATGCACAGAGTATGGGTTACTTCACATTACAGGAGTGGCTCAAGGGAATGGGCTCATTGCA GTGTGACTCTACTGAAAAACTCAGGAACTCTCTAGACTACCTGAGGTCTGTCCTTATTGACGCCACCAGTTTCAAACTCATTTACCGATATGCCTTCGACTTCGCCAGG GAGAAGGATCAGAGGAGTCTAGACTTGAATACTGCCAAATGCATGCTGGGACTTCTGCTTGGGAAGACTTGGCCACTGTTTCCAGTGTTTAACCAGTTTCtagaa CAATCTAAGTATAAggttataaataaagatcaatGGTGCAATGTTCTAGAATTCAGTAGGACTATCAACCTTGACCTCAGTAACTATGACGAGGATGGGGCTT GGCCAGTGCTTTTGGATGAGTTTGTGGAATGGTATAAAGACAGAGAAATGTCGTAG
- the ociad2 gene encoding OCIA domain-containing protein 2 isoform X2, which produces MSTEGNQNAGSGAVNGKCNKAEWKCPINDPKFPKDDVVKIWKECQYESFWYRALPLSVGSMTVTGGLIYSGVWNKSKRFGYFPKLILAGILGYAVGKASYIPTYREKFTKLDPEFKKAFGSGFGPPGFGPGHKHCHHVCEKCKKEGTEATPTASDAPTQS; this is translated from the exons ATGAGCACAGAAGGAAATCAGAATGCAGGAAGCGGAGcagtgaatgggaaatgcaacaAAGCTGAGTGGAAG TGTCCCATAAATGACCCCAAATTTCCCAAAGACGATGTAGTGAAGATATGGAAGGAATGTCAGTACGAGAGCTTCTGGTATCGAG CTCTTCCTCTGTCTGTCGGGAGCATGACTGTGACAGGTGGCCTTATATACAGTG GTGTCTGGAATAAGTCAAAGCGATTTGGGTATTTTCCCAAACTGATTT TGGCGGGCATTCTGGGTTATGCAGTAGGCAAAGCTTCCTATATCCCGACTTACAGAGAGAAGTTTACTAAACTGGATCCTGAGTTCAAAAAAGCGTTTGGTTCAGGGTTTGGACCTCCTGGATTTGGACCTGGACATAA aCATTGTCACCATGTGTGTGAAAAGTGCAAGAAAGAGGGAACAGAAGCCACACCGACAGCGTCTGATGCGCCCACTCAAAGCTGA
- the dcun1d4 gene encoding DCN1-like protein 4 isoform X3: protein MPPRKKRRPTAVDDLSAKKSRQDNVYRKQETLQIQEAEAFSSKRCLEWFYEYAGCDDVVGPEGMEKFCEDIGVEPENVVMLVLAWKLDAQSMGYFTLQEWLKGMGSLQCDSTEKLRNSLDYLRSVLIDATSFKLIYRYAFDFAREKDQRSLDLNTAKCMLGLLLGKTWPLFPVFNQFLEQSKYKVINKDQWCNVLEFSRTINLDLSNYDEDGAWPVLLDEFVEWYKDREMS, encoded by the exons ATGCCCCCCAGGAAAAAGAGAAGACCCACTGCTGTAGATGACCTGTCTGCCAAAAAAAGCAGACAGGACAA TGTTTACAGAAAACAGGAGACATTACAAATCCAGGAGGCTGAGGCTTTCTCTAGCAAGAGATGTCTGGAGTGGTTCTATGAATATGCAG GATGTGATGATGTGGTTGGACCCGAGGGAATGGAGAAATTCTGTGAGGACATTGGAGTGGAACCAGAGAAT GTGGTGATGCTGGTATTGGCCTGGAAACTTGATGCACAGAGTATGGGTTACTTCACATTACAGGAGTGGCTCAAGGGAATGGGCTCATTGCA GTGTGACTCTACTGAAAAACTCAGGAACTCTCTAGACTACCTGAGGTCTGTCCTTATTGACGCCACCAGTTTCAAACTCATTTACCGATATGCCTTCGACTTCGCCAGG GAGAAGGATCAGAGGAGTCTAGACTTGAATACTGCCAAATGCATGCTGGGACTTCTGCTTGGGAAGACTTGGCCACTGTTTCCAGTGTTTAACCAGTTTCtagaa CAATCTAAGTATAAggttataaataaagatcaatGGTGCAATGTTCTAGAATTCAGTAGGACTATCAACCTTGACCTCAGTAACTATGACGAGGATGGGGCTT GGCCAGTGCTTTTGGATGAGTTTGTGGAATGGTATAAAGACAGAGAAATGTCGTAG
- the dcun1d4 gene encoding DCN1-like protein 4 isoform X1 — MHSDASNFQLNSHLSTLASIHKIYHTLHRLNLTEDVSPETTACCSRAMPPRKKRRPTAVDDLSAKKSRQDNVYRKQETLQIQEAEAFSSKRCLEWFYEYAGCDDVVGPEGMEKFCEDIGVEPENVVMLVLAWKLDAQSMGYFTLQEWLKGMGSLQCDSTEKLRNSLDYLRSVLIDATSFKLIYRYAFDFAREKDQRSLDLNTAKCMLGLLLGKTWPLFPVFNQFLEQSKYKVINKDQWCNVLEFSRTINLDLSNYDEDGAWPVLLDEFVEWYKDREMS; from the exons ATGCACTCAGATGCGTCAA ATTTCCAGCTGAACTCCCATTTGTCCACACTGGCCAGTATCCACAAGATCTACCACACCCTGCACAGGCTG AACCTGACAGAAGACGTCAGCCCAGAGACCACAG CCTGCTGCTCCAGAGCCATGCCCCCCAGGAAAAAGAGAAGACCCACTGCTGTAGATGACCTGTCTGCCAAAAAAAGCAGACAGGACAA TGTTTACAGAAAACAGGAGACATTACAAATCCAGGAGGCTGAGGCTTTCTCTAGCAAGAGATGTCTGGAGTGGTTCTATGAATATGCAG GATGTGATGATGTGGTTGGACCCGAGGGAATGGAGAAATTCTGTGAGGACATTGGAGTGGAACCAGAGAAT GTGGTGATGCTGGTATTGGCCTGGAAACTTGATGCACAGAGTATGGGTTACTTCACATTACAGGAGTGGCTCAAGGGAATGGGCTCATTGCA GTGTGACTCTACTGAAAAACTCAGGAACTCTCTAGACTACCTGAGGTCTGTCCTTATTGACGCCACCAGTTTCAAACTCATTTACCGATATGCCTTCGACTTCGCCAGG GAGAAGGATCAGAGGAGTCTAGACTTGAATACTGCCAAATGCATGCTGGGACTTCTGCTTGGGAAGACTTGGCCACTGTTTCCAGTGTTTAACCAGTTTCtagaa CAATCTAAGTATAAggttataaataaagatcaatGGTGCAATGTTCTAGAATTCAGTAGGACTATCAACCTTGACCTCAGTAACTATGACGAGGATGGGGCTT GGCCAGTGCTTTTGGATGAGTTTGTGGAATGGTATAAAGACAGAGAAATGTCGTAG
- the ociad2 gene encoding OCIA domain-containing protein 2 isoform X1: MSTEGNQNAGSGAVNGKCNKAEWKLQCPINDPKFPKDDVVKIWKECQYESFWYRALPLSVGSMTVTGGLIYSGVWNKSKRFGYFPKLILAGILGYAVGKASYIPTYREKFTKLDPEFKKAFGSGFGPPGFGPGHKHCHHVCEKCKKEGTEATPTASDAPTQS; the protein is encoded by the exons ATGAGCACAGAAGGAAATCAGAATGCAGGAAGCGGAGcagtgaatgggaaatgcaacaAAGCTGAGTGGAA GTTACAGTGTCCCATAAATGACCCCAAATTTCCCAAAGACGATGTAGTGAAGATATGGAAGGAATGTCAGTACGAGAGCTTCTGGTATCGAG CTCTTCCTCTGTCTGTCGGGAGCATGACTGTGACAGGTGGCCTTATATACAGTG GTGTCTGGAATAAGTCAAAGCGATTTGGGTATTTTCCCAAACTGATTT TGGCGGGCATTCTGGGTTATGCAGTAGGCAAAGCTTCCTATATCCCGACTTACAGAGAGAAGTTTACTAAACTGGATCCTGAGTTCAAAAAAGCGTTTGGTTCAGGGTTTGGACCTCCTGGATTTGGACCTGGACATAA aCATTGTCACCATGTGTGTGAAAAGTGCAAGAAAGAGGGAACAGAAGCCACACCGACAGCGTCTGATGCGCCCACTCAAAGCTGA